A region from the Silene latifolia isolate original U9 population chromosome 7, ASM4854445v1, whole genome shotgun sequence genome encodes:
- the LOC141590148 gene encoding uncharacterized protein LOC141590148 yields the protein MKIQGTLMFRMVKKLRGLKGEFKQLDKEQFSDIENLTHIVEMSLLHYQNLLVQDHLNEEACVVERACALELVQLLKPRESYLRQKAKTECIKTRRARNKVYQMKDIYGTLCSFPEEIIKGAFEEYYKSLLGTDDLVSAINGRVVRDGKCLTASHCSLLIPPLTDEEIKIFMFDISGNKAPRPDWYSIQFFNDAWHIVGKDVTNAIRSVFNSRALLKQCNTTIITLVPKVDVLEFVL from the exons ATGAAGATACAGGGTACTCTTATGTTCAGAATGGTTAAAAAATTGAGGGGATTAAAAGGGGAGTTTAAACAATTGGATAAGGAACAGTTTTCTGATATTGAGAATCTCACTCATATAGTTGAGATGTCTTTGCTTCACTATCAAAACCTTCTTGTACAGGACCATTTAAATGAGGAGGCATGTGTTGTAGAAAGAGCTTGTGCTCTGGAACTAGTACAGCTTTTAAAACCAAGGGAAAGTTATTTAAGACAAAAAGCAAAGACGGAATG TATTAAAACTAGAAGGGCAAGGAATAAGGTCTACCAGATGAAAGATATATATGGTACCCTATGTAGTTTTCCTGAGGAGATAATTAAAGGAGCCTTTGAGGAATATTACAAATCTTTGTTAGGTACTGATGATCTTGTTTCTGCAATAAATGGTAGGGTAGTGAGAGATGGTAAGTGTCTAACTGCCTCTCATTGTTCTCTACTTATTCCTCCCCTCACCGATGAGGAAATCAAGATTTTCATGTTTGATATATCTGGCAATAAGGCACCTAGGCCTGATTGGTATAGTATTCAGTTTTTCAACGATGCTTGGCACATTGTAGGGAAGGATGTGACCAATGCTATTAGGAGTGTGTTCAACTCTAGGGCACTCTTGAAGCAATGCAATACCACCATAATCACCTTGGTACCAAAAGTTGATGTTCTTGAGTTTGTGTTATAA